Proteins found in one Anopheles aquasalis chromosome 3, idAnoAquaMG_Q_19, whole genome shotgun sequence genomic segment:
- the LOC126577081 gene encoding uncharacterized protein LOC126577081 — translation MAQPLVASCCRCYSLRGGSIATGILGIVLSIISIILIFTVRIDFKTILMDWLPQNVVKIIYALNLVMTILISLLMILGVVKKNHIFMMPWVVLGLMLAIGLLISVIFNAVVYYIDGYVLGGTLWLVIGLIAVVIYVYMWIVVYSYFTTLKNENDRGRYAKQPYRR, via the exons ATGGCGCAACCACTGGTCGCTTCCTGTTGCCGGTGCTATTCGCTCCGTGGTGGATCGATAGCGACCGGCATCCTGGGCATTGTGCTCTCGATCATATCCATCATCCTGATCTTCACCGTGCGGATAGACTTCAAGACCATCCTGATGGATTGGTTGCCCCAGAATGTGGTCAAGATAATCTACGCCCTGAACCTCGTGATGACCATACTGATCTCGTTGCTAATGATTCTCGGGGTGGTGAAG AAAAACCACATCTTTATGATGCCGTGGGTTGTGCTGGGGCTAATGCTGGCGATTGGTTTGCTGATCAGCGTCATCTTTAACGCCGTTGTGTACTACATTGATGGATACGTGTTGGGTGGAACGTTGTGGCTCGTTATCGGATTGATAGCCGTCG TGATTTACGTTTACATGTGGATCGTGGTGTACAGCTACTTCACGACGCTCAAGAACGAGAACGATCGAGGACGATACGCGAAGCAACCGTACCGGCGATAA